A segment of the Prochlorococcus sp. RS04 genome:
TGAGGTAGTTGATAACTCGGTTGATGAAGCACTTGCAGGCCATTGCGATCACATAGAAATAGTTCTTCGCGCAGATGGTTCTGCTTCAATTTCTGATAATGGACGAGGTATCCCAACAGATATTCATCCAAGAACAGGGAAAAGTGCCTTAGAAACTGTACTAACTGTTCTTCATGCAGGAGGTAAATTTGGAAGTGGTGGTTATAAAGTTTCAGGGGGTTTGCATGGAGTAGGAATATCTGTAGTTAATGCTTTAAGCGAATGGGTTAATGTGACTGTTTATAGAGATGGAAGCGAATTTAATCAAAGATTTGAAAAAGGCGTATCAAAGGGTGAATTGGAAACTAAAAAGCAGACTGGCAGACCTTCTAAGAAAGGAACAACTATTTGCTTTAAACCCGACAAAACAATTTTTTCTGGAGGAATTGAATTTGAATATTCTCTTCTTTCATCTAGATTAAGAGAGCTAGCTTATCTTAATGGCGGAGTAAAAATTGTTTTTAGAGATGAAAGAAATCAATTATCAGATGGTTCTTTTAAAGAAGAAATTTACTTGTATCAAGGAGGTATTAAAGAATATGTTGAATACATGAATGCTGAAAAAGATTCTATTCATCCTGAAATAATTTATGTTGACTCACAGAAAGAAAATGTATATGTAGAAGCGGCTTTGCAATGGTGTTCAGATGTATATTCAGATAATATTCTAGGATTTGCAAATAATATTAGAACTATTGATGGAGGAACTCATATTGAAGGGCTAAAAACAGTTCTGACAAGAACTTTCAATAATCTTGCAAAAAAGAGAGGTAAAAGAAAAGATATTGAGAAAAATTTAGCTGGCGAAAATATTAGGGAGGGTTTGACTGTTGTTTTATCAGTAAAAGTTCCAGATCCAGAATTTGAAGGGCAAACAAAAACAAAATTAGGAAATACTGAAGTACGGGGGATTGTGGATTCTCTCATTGGGGAGGCTCTCACAAAATATATGGAATTCAATCCTGGAATTTTGGACTTGATTCTTGAAAAAGCAATTCAATCATTTAATGCAGCAGAAGCTGCAAGAAGGGCTAGAGAATTAGTAAGAAGAAAAAGTGTTCTTGAAAGTTCTACCTTGCCGGGCAAATTAGCAGATTGTAGTTCTAGAGATCCCTCAGAATCAGAAATTTATATAGTTGAAGGAGATTCAGCTGGTGGCTCCGCAAAACAAGGACGAGATAGAAATTTTCAGGCTATTTTGCCTCTAAGGGGTAAGATTCTTAATATTGAAAAAACTGATGATACTAAAATATATAAAAACACAGAAATACAGTCGTTAATAACAGCTCTAGGATTAGGAATAAAAGGAGAGGAGTTCGACGAGAGCTCTTTGAGATATCATAGAGTTGTAATTATGACGGATGCTGATGTTGACGGTGCTCATATAAGAACTTTATTGCTTACATTTTTTTACAGGTACCAAAGAGAACTTGTGGAGAAAGGTTTTATATACATTGCTTGTCCCCCTCTTTATAAAGTTGAAAGAGGTAAGAATCATAATTACTGTTATAACGAGAATCAATTAAAGGATACAATTCAAGGTTTTGGAGAAAATGCAAATTATAATATCCAAAGATTTAAGGGATTAGGTGAGATGATGCCAAAACAATTATGGGATACAACTATGAATCCTCAAACGAGGATGATGAAAAGGGTTGAAATTGAAGATGCACTTGAAGCGGACAGAATATTCAATATATTAATGGGAGATAAAGTTGCACCAAGAAGAGAATTTATTGAAACTCATAGTAGCAACTTAGATATGGCCACTTTAGATATATGATTTATAAAGTTCTCAAAAATTTTTGTTTAATTACTTTTGCATTAATTGCTCCAATTACATTACCTGCTGGTGGGATCCAAAAAAGTTTACATCAAAATAAGTTCCCTAATAATACAAATGAAATTATATTGAGTTCCAATACTTCTCTTTATTCATATCCTGAAATTTTTGCTAAGGAATTATTAGTGCTTGATGTAGGTACAACCTTAACAGTATTACGTAACTGGAAAGTAAGCAAAAATGAAACTTGGGTTAGGGTTAAATTAGCTTCTAATAAATTTTTAGATAATCCTAATAAGATTTTAAAAGGCTGGATAAAAATGTAAATTTTGGATTTTAGTTCAATAAGTATTATTTTACTTGGCAGTACTTTTGGATTAATCATGAGAATATATATACAAGATAATTTTAAAAAAAGTATATGTTTTGATATTCAAAATACTTCAATAGTAAATTTTTTATCATCTTTTTTTTTAGGAATTTTAGTAGCTTTAAATTTTCTTAATAACGAAATATTAGTGTTATTTTATGGTGGTTTTTTAGGATGTTTTAGTACATTTTCTTCATTTATATATCAACTTTTTGATTTATTAAAAAAGAGAAAATTTCTCAGATTATTTTTCCACTATATTGAAGTGATAATTTTTTCATTCCTTTTCTTTTATTTAGGTTATTTTATTATTCAGTTTTTTTAAAGTGAAAATAAAAAATTTTATTTATGTTCTTTTAGCTGCGTACCTAGCTACTTTTTTAAGGTTAACTATAAAAAATAATTTTTTAATTTCAATAATTGGATCATTTTTAGTGGGTTTTTTTATCAGTAGAAAATTAAGTTATGCAACTGAAAAAATTTTATTGAGTGGTTTTTTTTCTTGCTTTACATCCTTTAGCGGATTTATATTTTTTTTATACACATTTTTAAACCAAGGGAATTGGATAAAGTTTATAATTCTCTTTAATTTAATTATTATCGTAAATTTATTTACAATGCTTTGTGGTTACTGGATAAGTAGAAAAATGACTTAGATTTCATATAATAGTGTTGTTACTTTGATAAGGGATTATATTTATGAATGAAAATAATCTTGAAACTGTTACATCGTTATCTTCAGATTTAAGTACAAGAGAGAAAATTACTATTCAACTTGAGGAATTACTCATCGCAGGAAATTATGATGAGGCAAAGTTACTTTTAGAGCCTTCCCAACCAGTTGATATTGCAGATGCTATAGGAAGCCTTCCACTAATATTGCAGGCATTAGCATTTCGATTATTAAAGAAAAATGAAGCAATTGAGGTATATGAATATTTAGATCCAATAGTCCAGCAAACTTTATTAGAAAGACTTCGTTCAGGAGAGGTTTTAGAAATCGTTGAAAAAATGTCTCCTGATGATAGGGTTCAACTCTTCGATGAATTACCTGCAAAAGTTGTACGAAAATTTTTGTCTGCTCTTAGTCCTGGCGAAAGGAAAGTAACAGCTGAATTACTTGGATATGAGCCAGAAACTGCTGGAAGATTAATGACAACTGAATTTATAGACCTTAAAGAGATGCAAACAGCAGCTGATGCTCTTTCTTTAGTTAGAAAAAGAGCCCCATTTACTGAAACTATTTATAGCTTATATGTTACGGATAAAGAAAGACATTTAACTGGTATTCTTTCTTTAAGAGATCTTGTAACTGCTGATCCCTCCAAGCCAATTGGTGAAGTTATGACAAGAGATGTAGTTAATA
Coding sequences within it:
- a CDS encoding CrcB family protein gives rise to the protein MKIKNFIYVLLAAYLATFLRLTIKNNFLISIIGSFLVGFFISRKLSYATEKILLSGFFSCFTSFSGFIFFLYTFLNQGNWIKFIILFNLIIIVNLFTMLCGYWISRKMT
- a CDS encoding fluoride efflux transporter FluC yields the protein MDFSSISIILLGSTFGLIMRIYIQDNFKKSICFDIQNTSIVNFLSSFFLGILVALNFLNNEILVLFYGGFLGCFSTFSSFIYQLFDLLKKRKFLRLFFHYIEVIIFSFLFFYLGYFIIQFF
- the gyrB gene encoding DNA topoisomerase (ATP-hydrolyzing) subunit B, which codes for MSEDKRSNKISNEYGAEQIQVLEGLEPVRKRPGMYIGSTGPRGLHHLVYEVVDNSVDEALAGHCDHIEIVLRADGSASISDNGRGIPTDIHPRTGKSALETVLTVLHAGGKFGSGGYKVSGGLHGVGISVVNALSEWVNVTVYRDGSEFNQRFEKGVSKGELETKKQTGRPSKKGTTICFKPDKTIFSGGIEFEYSLLSSRLRELAYLNGGVKIVFRDERNQLSDGSFKEEIYLYQGGIKEYVEYMNAEKDSIHPEIIYVDSQKENVYVEAALQWCSDVYSDNILGFANNIRTIDGGTHIEGLKTVLTRTFNNLAKKRGKRKDIEKNLAGENIREGLTVVLSVKVPDPEFEGQTKTKLGNTEVRGIVDSLIGEALTKYMEFNPGILDLILEKAIQSFNAAEAARRARELVRRKSVLESSTLPGKLADCSSRDPSESEIYIVEGDSAGGSAKQGRDRNFQAILPLRGKILNIEKTDDTKIYKNTEIQSLITALGLGIKGEEFDESSLRYHRVVIMTDADVDGAHIRTLLLTFFYRYQRELVEKGFIYIACPPLYKVERGKNHNYCYNENQLKDTIQGFGENANYNIQRFKGLGEMMPKQLWDTTMNPQTRMMKRVEIEDALEADRIFNILMGDKVAPRREFIETHSSNLDMATLDI